Proteins encoded in a region of the Buteo buteo chromosome 11, bButBut1.hap1.1, whole genome shotgun sequence genome:
- the CTCF gene encoding transcriptional repressor CTCF isoform X2, whose product MEGEAVEAIVEESETFIKGKERKTYQRRREGGQEDDACHIPPNQADGGEVVQDVNSGVQMVMMEQLDPTLLQMKTEVMEGAVPQETEATVDDTQIITLQVVNMEEQPINLGELQLVQVPVPVTVPVATTSVEELQGAYENEVSKGGLQEGEPMICHTLPLPEGFQVVKVGANGEVETLEQGELQPQEDPNWQKDPDYQPPAKKTKKNKKSKLRYTEEGKDVDVSVYDFEEEQQEGLLSEVNAEKVVGNMKPPKPTKIKKKGVKKTFQCELCSYTCPRRSNLDRHMKSHTDERPHKCHLCGRAFRTVTLLRNHLNTHTGTRPHKCPDCDMAFVTSGELVRHRRYKHTHEKPFKCSMCDYASVEVSKLKRHIRSHTGERPFQCSLCSYASRDTYKLKRHMRTHSGEKPYECYICHARFTQSGTMKMHILQKHTENVAKFHCPHCDTVIARKSDLGVHLRKQHSYIEQGKKCRYCDAVFHERYALIQHQKSHKNEKRFKCDQCDYACRQERHMVMHKRTHTGEKPYACSHCDKTFRQKQLLDMHFKRYHDPNFVPAAFVCSKCGKTFTRRNTMARHADNCSGLDGGEGENGGETKKGKRGRKRKMRSKKEDSSDSEENAEPDLDDNEDEEETAVEIEAEPEVEQEAPAPPPSKKRRGRPPGKAATQPKQSQPAAIIQVEDQNTGEIENIIVEVKKEPDAETVEEEEEAQPAVVEAPNGDLTPEMILSMMDR is encoded by the exons ATGGAAGGTGAGGCAGTTGAAGCTATTGTGGAGGAATCGGAAACTTTTAttaaagggaaagagagaaaaacctaTCAAAGGCGACGTGAAGGTGGGCAGGAGGACGATGCTTGTCATATACCACCAAACCAAGCAGATGGAGGTGAAGTAGTGCAGGATGTCAACAGTGGTGTGCAGATGGTGATGATGGAACAGCTGGATCCAACTCTTCTTCAGATGAAGACTGAAGTAATGGAAGGTGCAGTGCCTCAAGAAACGGAGGCTACGGTGGATGACACGCAGATCATAACACTTCAGGTTGTTAATATGGAAGAGCAGCCTATAAACCTTGGTGAGCTTCAGCTGGTCCAAGTACCTGTACCAGTGACTGTACCTGTTGCCACCACATCTGTGGAAGAACTTCAGGGAGCTTATGAAAATGAGGTTTCCAAAGGAGGCCTGCAAGAGGGAGAGCCCATGATCTGTCACACCCTCCCTTTACCGGAAGGCTTCCAAGTAGTGAAAGTGGGTGCAAATGGTGAGGTGGAGACACTGGAACAAGGTGAACTTCAGCCACAGGAAGATCCCAATTGGCAAAAAGATCCAGACTATCAGCCACCagccaaaaaaacaaagaaaaacaaaaagagtaaGCTTCGCTACACTGAGGAAGGCAAAGATGTGGATGTCTCTGTGTATGACTTtgaagaagagcagcaggagggttTGTTGTCTGAGGTCAATGCAGAAAAGGTGGTGGGCAATATGAAGCCACCTAAaccaacaaaaattaaaaagaaag GTGTAAAGAAGACATTCCAGTGCGAACTGTGCAGTTACACTTGTCCGCGTCGTTCCAACTTGGACCGCCACATGAAAAGCCACACTGATGAAAGACCACATAAGTGCCATCTCTGTGGCAGAGCTTTCCGGACAGTCACATTGCTGAGGAACCACCTCAACACTCACACAG GTACTCGCCCTCACAAGTGCCCAGACTGCGACATGGCCTTTGTGACCAGTGGAGAGTTGGTTCGGCATCGCCGCTACAAACATACCCATGAGAAACCATTCAAATGTTCAATGTGTGATTATGCTAGTGTGGAG GTTAGCAAATTGAAACGCCACATTCGTTCTCACACTGGAGAGCGTCCGTTCCAGTGCAGCTTGTGCAGCTATGCCAGCAGGGATACCTACAAACTGAAGAGGCACATGAGGACCCACTCTG GAGAGAAGCCATATGAATGTTACATCTGCCATGCTCGCTTCACTCAGAGTGGTACCATGAAGATGCACATTTTGCAGAAGCACACGGAGAATGTGGCCAAATTTCACTGTCCTCACTGTGATACTGTTATAGCGAGAAAGAGTGACTTGG GTGTCCATTTGCGAAAGCAGCATTCCTACATCGAACAGGGCAAGAAGTGTCGCTACTGTGACGCTGTGTTTCATGAGCGGTATGCCCTCATACAGCATCAAAAGTCTCACAAGAATGAGAAGCGCTTCAAGTGTGACCAGTGCGATTATGCATGCAGACAG GAGCGACACATGGTCATGCATAAACGGACCCATACTGGAGAAAAGCCTTATGCCTGTAGCCATTGTGATAAAACCTTCCGTCAGAAACAGCTCCTCGATATGCACTTCAAACGATACCACGATCCTAACTTTGTCCCTGCTGCCTTCGTCTGTTCCAAGTGTGGCAAAACATTCACTCGCAGG AACACAATGGCCAGACATGCTGATAACTGCTCTGGCCTAGatggtggggaaggagagaatgGAGGAGAGACAAAGAAGGGCAAACGTGGCCGAAAGAGAAAGATGCGGTCTAAGAAAGAAGATTCCTCTGACAGTG AGGAAAATGCTGAACCAGATTTGGATGATAATGAAGATGAGGAGGAGACAGCAGTAGAAATTGAGGCTGAACCAGAAGTTGAGCAAGAGGCTCCTGCACCACCTCCCAGTAAGAAACGAAGAGGAAGACCACCAGGCAAAGCTGCCACTCAACCAAAACAATCCCAGC